A genomic stretch from Oreochromis aureus strain Israel breed Guangdong linkage group 17, ZZ_aureus, whole genome shotgun sequence includes:
- the pmch gene encoding pro-MCH, with product MISVYSVFLTLLLFTELSSHSVTVAMPATNAEGGITEEDGLGLILGDESISEPAVIPPVFRRRRIRDEDGNPTIIISDARLKGHSVRGLNPAFTRSLPLLADRSLSYTPAEYSVKIDRRDTDLDMLRCMIGRVYRPCWEA from the exons ATGATCTCTGTCTACTCTGTCTTCTTAACTCTGCTGCTTTTCACTGAGCTGAGCAGCCACTCAGTCACCGTAGCCATGCCTGCAACTAATGCAGAGGGTGGTataacagaagaagacggcctgGGTTTGATACTGGGTGACGAGTCGATCTCTGAGCCCGCTGTGATCCCGCCGGTGTTCAGGCGGCGCCGAATCAGGGATGAAGATGGGAACCCAACAATCATCATCTCG GATGCAAGGCTGAAAGGGCACAGTGTTCGAGGGCTGAACCCGGCCTTCACTCGGAGCCTTCCTCTACTCGCAGATCGAAGCCTGAGCTACACTCCTGCCGAGTACAGCGTGAAGATAGATCGCAGAGATACCGACCTTGACA TGCTGCGATGTATGATTGGAAGAGTTTACCGGCCCTGCTGGGAAGCATGA